The following is a genomic window from Desulforhopalus sp..
TCGGGATGTGGATCTGCAGGTTGCCGTTGTCGGCTACGGTAATGGTCGGCTTCATTTTCATCGGCTTACCCTCCGTTCGGTGACTTCGCATGCCAGACCAGCCAGCTCGGCGATGAGTGTTGTCAGCCCGTTGGTGCGCAGCTCCATGTCGATTCCGGTCTCCCGGATCTCCACCTTATCCACCAGGAGGCGGATGAGCCGGTTTCGCTCCACAGGGAAAAGGTCTTCCCAGAAGCCCTCGACATTCTGGAAGGCCTCCGAGACATCCTGCTCCGTGATGCTGTTCCCCCGGTAGGCTCTGCATCGCTCGCTCACGTGCGTCAGTTGTTTCGAGAGCTCGACCGCCTGGCGGTTGACGGTCGTGAGCATCTCAGCCTTGCCCGGCTGATCGCTGCCGGGTTTCATCAGTTCGAGTGCCTGCTCCCTCGCCTGCGACAGCTCCATCTCGAGTTGGGCTTTCTGCTTGAACAGCCGCTCCCGCTCCGCCTGCTCGATGTCCCGGGCCGCGAAGAAGGTTTTGGCCACCAGCGTCGGCGTGCGGAACACCGCGCTCAACTGCTCGACCACGGCCTGCTCGATGTCCCCGGCGGGAATCCGTTTGAGGGGGCACCGGCTCACGGTCCGCTTGCTGTCCTTCTGGCAGATGTAATAGGTGTAGTGGCGGCCGTTCTTGCGGGCGTAGGTCGGACCCATCGCGCATCCGCAGTGGCCGCAGCGGATGACGCCTTTCAGCGGGGCGACCATTTTGGTTCTTGCCATGGAAACCTTGACCGGTTTGTTGTCCTCCAGGATGGCCTGCACCTTGTCCCAGGACGCCCGGTCGATGATCCCTTCGTGCTCACCGGGGTAGCTGCGATCCTTGTGGGCAATCTCGCCGATATAGATCCGGTTGTTCAGCAGCCGGTAGATGTGGCCTGTATTCCATTCTGAGCCCTCGCGCACCTTACCTTTCTTGGTGGTCCAGGCCTTGGTGCGGTATCCCTGTTCGTTCAATTCCTGGCCCAGTTTCTTGGCCGAGCCGATCTGGATGAAGCGGCGGAAGATGTACTGCACCGTCCTGGCTTCATCCGGGTTGACCAGCAGCTTCTTGTTATCCCGGTCGACGTCGTATCCGAGAATGGGTACGCCGCCGCAGTATTTTCCCCGGCGCTTGGCGGCCGCCACCTTGTCCCGGATGCGCTCGGCGATGACCTCCCGCTCGTACTGGGCGAAGGTGATCAGGATGCCGAGAAACATCCGGCCGGTGGGGTCGGTGGTGCTGAAGTGCTGGGTGACCGAGACGAAGCTGACGCCCTTTTCGTTGAAGAGGTCGATCATCTTCATGAAGTCCAGCAGCGAGCGGGACAGGCGGTCAACCTTGTAGACCACGATCACGTCAATCTTCCCGGCATCGATGTCCGCCAGCAGGCGGCGTAGCCCCGGACGCTCCATGTTCCCACCCGAGAAACCACCATCGTCGTAGCGATCCGGCAGAGCCGTCCAGCCACGCATTCTCTGGGCTTCGATATAGTGTTCCGCCGATTCCCGTTGCGCATCCAACGAGTTGAACTCCTGTTCGAGACCTTCCTCGTGGCTCTTGCGGGTGTAGATGGCACAGCGCAGCGTCTTGTTCTTTCCCGGCGCGACATTGCTGTTATCAAGCATCTGAACCTCCCTCGGCTTTTCTGCCGTAAACCTTCTTCAGCCCGAAAAAGACCTTGCCGTTCCAGCGCGTCCCGGTGATCTCCCTGGCCACCGCGCTGAGCGACCGGAAGGTGCGGCCTTCGAACTCGTAGCCATCGGCAAGGACGGTCACCTCATATCGCCGGTCGTTCCAGACCCGCACCAGTCTGGTCCCGGGCAGGATGGCCTCGTTCGATTTCCGCTCTTCTGGGATGCGTCGATTGACAGTGGCTACCGGGTCCTCCTTGGCGGCCTGCTGGAGATGGACCTTGGCCTGCTCGGACAGCCCGCCGTAGAAAAGCTCCTGGATGCGATAGGCCAGCCGCTTGATGAGGAATTGCTTTTTGTACTGGGGCGGCTCTTCGCCGTAGAGGTCGAGCCATTTTTCCCGGAGCTGCTCCAGGGACATGGATTGCAGCAGGGCCATCTGCCGAAGGACTGAGTTTCGGGTTCGGTCCTGGATCTTGCCGCCGGTGGCGGCGTTCTGTAACTCATTCATTTTCAACTCCTTATTTTGGTTTCCGGACGAGTTGTCATGAATGAATGCTCTGTTCCGGCAATGAATCAAGTCCTTCTCCGAGCACAGGGGAAGAATCTTCGAAAACCTCTAACTCATTGCCCACACATGCGTTTTTTGCCATTCGGCGCAGGATCGCCGTGGCCAGAATGGAGGCGGCTGACTGGAGCCTCGCCTCACCCGACAGGCGGCCGGGTTTGCCGTTTTTGTCAAGGTCATCCGTCCCTGGCCCATCATTCATTTCCTGTACATCCAACATCGAACACCTCCGGTTGGACCGGGGGGCTGGATGGCGTGGATACCAGAAAACGGCGGCGGTCGGGATGCGCGTTCTATGGCACCCACAACCGCCTCAGCTCCGCCTCTGGTCGGTTATCTGGTTACATCCGGCTTGAACCGGACTTGCGTTCGTTACCTACCGGAGGGACGTGCAAGATGACGGAATCAGACGAGAAGTCCTGTTTTTTTGATTGACCTGATGTTCATCAGGTCGTATATTTTGTGGTCATAAATTGGGCTTAATCCGCTCAGTGGCTACGACACGGAGCAATCGCCATGGGAAAGAAAAAGGTATCGGAAATAACCGACCCACAAGCAAACACGCTGAGGGTCATTTGCCAAATCATCGATGAAAAGGGGTTGCCGCCAACGGTGAAAGAATTGTCGGAAGTCCTTGGTATCAGCCACGCGAGCGCCCACGAGCAGATCGCTCAACTGGTACGGAAAGGCTATCTGAAGAAAGAAGCTCGTAAGGCCCGAAGCATCGTCGTCATCAGGAGGCCCGAATAACGATGCTGGGTCGCGAAAAATAAGGAGATCGACATGGGGCACGTCAGACTTGGAAGCCTTCCGAGGTCGAGGGCATGGAAAGAGGTGGTCGGCCTGATCACGGCCGGTGCCGACGTGTCCCAAATCGCAAACGCAACAATCCGGGCAGCCGATAAAGCATTCACCTTCGTGCTCAACGATAAGGGGTTCACCGAGGCGGTCTGGTTGATGACGCAACTCGCCATTGCCGCAAAAAAGGAGAACCTCGGCGAGCATCTCCAATCCCTCGGCGTCAACCTGCCGCAGGATACATCTCTTCCCGATCTTGCAGCCGCAGTCTCCGAGGCCCTGGATAACAAATTGGAGTCCAACGGTGGCCGATCCGACCTCGGTGAAATGTCTCAGCGTGCATTGGTCGGAGCCCTGGTAGAGCACATCTCACCAAAACTGCCGTCTCTCTTCGCCCCCGGGCCAGATGATGTTCGGGCCGCACTGGCAGCGCTCGGGAAAAAGCGGGAGTTCGGAGAGCTGTCGCGGACTTTCTTCGCCAAGCTGACCAACGAGAGCATGAACTACTTCCTCTCAAAAACGCTGGCTACCCATCTGGGCGAGGGCCAGCGCTTTGCCACCATGAATGAAATGGGACAATTCGAGAAGGCTCTGAACACGCACTGTAAAGAGGCGTCCCTGATCGTCGAGCAGTTTTCAGCAGATTGGTTTTCGAAGCACAGGTACGAAGAAGGTGGTGACATCTCCAGGGAGTCTTCCAATGGCTTCGCCTCTTACGCGCTGAAAAAGATGAAGGACGAGCTAAAAGAAGGAGCGCGAGCCGATGCAAGATAAACGATATATCATCTGTGGGAACGCACCGACCGATGGGATTGAAGAAAATCCTGACCGTGATCTGCGCCTGCGCCTTTGGGGCAAGGATGGGCCGGACAAGATCACCCTACGCATTGAAGACATCCACAAAAAGATGAGCAAGGACGTGCCTGATTCTTTCCAGGACCTGCTCGAAATCGCCACCTACGTTTACAGTGCCGATCAGGCCATCCCACGAGGGGCCGACGACGTCGATTCTTTTGGCCATGGCTGGCGCAGGGATCTGCACTTCATCATCCCGGTGCGGAAGCCAGATTTTTGGAACGGAGACGATATCCACCAGGCGCTGCGCTCCACGCTTGGTTTCTTGTCTGACGACAACTATCACTTCGAGTTCGTCAAACTGAAAGAGGCTCAGGCATTCCAGGGATATCTGAAATTTGATGATGACGGACGGCTCTTCGGCTATCCGGAACAGGTAGTGATGTTTTCAGGTGGGCTGGACTCGCTGGCGGGAGCCATCGATGAAGTTCTGAATGAAAAACACAAGGTCGTCCTTGTTACCCACAAATCGACACCGAAGCTCAACACGCGCCACCGGCGACTGGAAAAGATGATTGCCGACAAGGCTGGGGAAAACGCCCCGCTACACATCGGCGTCCGGGTCAACAAGAACAAGGGGCTGAACTACGAGTACACCCAGCGCAGCCGATCCTTCCTCTATGTGTCTATCGGGGCGACCATCGCAAAAATGCTCAATCTGAAAAGCGTCCGTTTTTACGAAAACGGGGTCATCAGTTTGAATCTGCCGGTCTGCGCTCAGGTAGTCGGCGGCCGGGCAACACGCACCACCCACCCCAGGGTGATCCGAGGTTTTCAGGAAATCATCAGCCTGGTGGCTGGCGAACCGTTCACGATTGAGAATCCCTACATCTGGAAAACCAAGGCCGGTGTCATCGAGGTGATCACCAAGGCCGGATGCCAGGACATGATCGCGGCATCGACCACCTGCACCCATACCTGGGAGATGACCAATCACCATACGCATTGCGGAACTTGTTCCCAGTGTATCGACAGGCGTTTTGCCATGATTGCGGCAAAAGCCGATCAATATGACCCAGTGGAAGCCTATAAAGCCGACATCTTCACCCAAAGCCGAAGCAAGGACGAGGACAAGATCATGACAGCCGCGTACCTGGAGCGTGCCAATCAGGTACGCGAGCAGGACGACATCACCCAGTTTATCGCCCGATTCAGCGAGGTCAGTCGGGTCTTCCGCTACCTTAATGGGAACTCCGGAAAAGTGGCCCAGAAGGTCTATGACCTTTACAAGCGCCACGCCAAGGAGGTCTGCGATGCAATGGACACAATGGTTGGCCGCAACATCACCGCCATCCGCCAACGCACCTTGCCGGGAGACTGCCTACTCAGGACGGTCTATGAATCGGGATCGGTAATCTCCGTCCCCGCCATTCCGGTTGAGCAGAAGCAGCCGGACAACTACTTCAGGAAGCGCGGGGGTGTCTGGGCGGCACGCTTTAACGGCAACGCCGAAGTGCTTGTGACGGGTGTTGATAAAGGGGCCGAGTACATCAATTTCCTCCTGGCAAGGCCGAACAATGAAACCTCGGTCTACGAGATCGTCTGCGGGTTCGCCATCGATAGCTGCAACGCGGTCCTGAACTCCAATGAGACCGATGAAGGTTTTCAGGTCACCCAGGGGGTTCCGTTGGGTGATACCGGCTTCGTTGCCGACCGCAAGGCCGTCGAGCAATACCGGGAGACGGCTCACGAGCTTCTTCGGGAAATTGAAGAAGCCCGGGCAGAAAACAACGATGCCGAAATCCAGCGGCTTGAGAACGAAATGACCCAGATCACCGCCGCAATCAACGAGGCGGTTGGTCTGGGTGGCAAACTCCGGAAATCCAACGACAAGCGGAAGAACATCCGCGACGCCTTCCGGAGTGCCGTGAACCGGGCCATCATGTATCTGGACAAGTATGACAAGC
Proteins encoded in this region:
- a CDS encoding recombinase family protein, encoding MLDNSNVAPGKNKTLRCAIYTRKSHEEGLEQEFNSLDAQRESAEHYIEAQRMRGWTALPDRYDDGGFSGGNMERPGLRRLLADIDAGKIDVIVVYKVDRLSRSLLDFMKMIDLFNEKGVSFVSVTQHFSTTDPTGRMFLGILITFAQYEREVIAERIRDKVAAAKRRGKYCGGVPILGYDVDRDNKKLLVNPDEARTVQYIFRRFIQIGSAKKLGQELNEQGYRTKAWTTKKGKVREGSEWNTGHIYRLLNNRIYIGEIAHKDRSYPGEHEGIIDRASWDKVQAILEDNKPVKVSMARTKMVAPLKGVIRCGHCGCAMGPTYARKNGRHYTYYICQKDSKRTVSRCPLKRIPAGDIEQAVVEQLSAVFRTPTLVAKTFFAARDIEQAERERLFKQKAQLEMELSQAREQALELMKPGSDQPGKAEMLTTVNRQAVELSKQLTHVSERCRAYRGNSITEQDVSEAFQNVEGFWEDLFPVERNRLIRLLVDKVEIRETGIDMELRTNGLTTLIAELAGLACEVTERRVSR
- a CDS encoding DUF2924 domain-containing protein, whose translation is MNELQNAATGGKIQDRTRNSVLRQMALLQSMSLEQLREKWLDLYGEEPPQYKKQFLIKRLAYRIQELFYGGLSEQAKVHLQQAAKEDPVATVNRRIPEERKSNEAILPGTRLVRVWNDRRYEVTVLADGYEFEGRTFRSLSAVAREITGTRWNGKVFFGLKKVYGRKAEGGSDA
- a CDS encoding MarR family transcriptional regulator, which encodes MGKKKVSEITDPQANTLRVICQIIDEKGLPPTVKELSEVLGISHASAHEQIAQLVRKGYLKKEARKARSIVVIRRPE
- a CDS encoding 7-cyano-7-deazaguanine synthase gives rise to the protein MQDKRYIICGNAPTDGIEENPDRDLRLRLWGKDGPDKITLRIEDIHKKMSKDVPDSFQDLLEIATYVYSADQAIPRGADDVDSFGHGWRRDLHFIIPVRKPDFWNGDDIHQALRSTLGFLSDDNYHFEFVKLKEAQAFQGYLKFDDDGRLFGYPEQVVMFSGGLDSLAGAIDEVLNEKHKVVLVTHKSTPKLNTRHRRLEKMIADKAGENAPLHIGVRVNKNKGLNYEYTQRSRSFLYVSIGATIAKMLNLKSVRFYENGVISLNLPVCAQVVGGRATRTTHPRVIRGFQEIISLVAGEPFTIENPYIWKTKAGVIEVITKAGCQDMIAASTTCTHTWEMTNHHTHCGTCSQCIDRRFAMIAAKADQYDPVEAYKADIFTQSRSKDEDKIMTAAYLERANQVREQDDITQFIARFSEVSRVFRYLNGNSGKVAQKVYDLYKRHAKEVCDAMDTMVGRNITAIRQRTLPGDCLLRTVYESGSVISVPAIPVEQKQPDNYFRKRGGVWAARFNGNAEVLVTGVDKGAEYINFLLARPNNETSVYEIVCGFAIDSCNAVLNSNETDEGFQVTQGVPLGDTGFVADRKAVEQYRETAHELLREIEEARAENNDAEIQRLENEMTQITAAINEAVGLGGKLRKSNDKRKNIRDAFRSAVNRAIMYLDKYDKPLAAHLKESIKCGNEPVYRTEEEIVWEVRPIVNE